The genomic stretch AGAAGAAAGGTTAGGTAGCAAATTTTTTGATTAAACTAGATCTAGAAAAAGCCTTTGACAATATGGAATGGAGTTTCATTAAAGAAACATTACACTACTTTAATTTTCCTCATAAAATCATCTCTATAATTATGTCTTGTATCACAACCACTTCTATTTTAATTCTTATCAATGGTCGCCCTTCACCTTTCTTCTTTCCCTCGAGGGAAATCATGCAAGGAGATCCGTTATCCCCTTACCTTTTCATTTTATGCATGGAAAGACTCTCACGACAAATAGACCAATTAGTGgattatcaacaatggaaaataatcaAACTATCCAACAAAAGCCCCCAATTCTCACATCTACTTTTTGCGGAGGATATCACTCTGACCTCCAAACTAACCACATCTAGTATCCACACAATTATTGATACACTTTTACTTTTTACACAAAAATCAGGATAAAGTATCAATTtcacaaaattcaaaatttatttctCCAGTAATACCACACCAGTGGACAAATCATTTGTCCTAACCTCCTTTAACATGAGGGAGGGTGTCCTTTTTGGTAAATATCTTGGATTCCTATTGTTTGTTAATAAATCAACATCCCGTGATTTTCAGTACATCTTAAACAACTTCAAAACTAAGTTGTCAGGATGAAAAATCAATATGCTTTCAATGACAGGACATACTACCTTAATAAAATTTACCTTAAATACATTACCAAACCACGTAATGCAATACATTAAAATACCTTCCCAAGTACTCCTAAGATTGAATCGCTATCAAAGAAATTTTCTTTGGGGTGCCactgaaaacaaaaagaaaattaacTTGATTAAATGGTCAGTAGTACAAAAACCTAAACATCAAGGTGGTCTAGGTATTCAAAACCTAACTGCTAAAAATACATGCCTTGTTAGGAAACTTAGCTTGGTATCTTTTTAAAAGCCCTACCACCCTCTGGGCATCTCTACTATTGAATAAGTATCAAAACATCACCAAGATCTCTACCACATCCCTTACGTGGAAAAATATACAAGTAGGATGGAAACTTTGCCAATTAGGCTTAGTATGAAATATTGCTAGAGGAACGTACATCAACATTTGGAACGAGCCATGGCTAGGCCCTAATATTATCCTTCGAAATTCTATACAAGGACCACTAAACTCTCATGAATTACATGCCACACTCAGccaccacatcatcaacaataaAATTGACACCAATTCATTATCCTTTGTCTTTCCAGAACACACACTTTCATTGATTAACCAAATCTATATCCCTACTTTAACTATCCCCCACGCTTTTGATCAGATCATTTGGGGGCTCACTCCTAATGGCCAGTTATCTGTTAAATCATTATACTACACTCTAGACGAACCAAAAACTGCCTACGCACACAATTAGATTTGGAAATTACAATTACCTCCAAAAATAATACATTTCCTTTGGCTAGTCTCACATCAAAGATTAGCCACAACTACATACCAACACCATACAAATGCCACACAATCCAATATGGCAATCGTTTTCTTCAAAGCATAGAAACAATTAACCACCTACTATTCCAATGCCCTATCATGACCACTATATGGTCTCAATCGAGGATTGACACTACGGTACATACTTGTGACATCCAACTCTTAGCACCCATCCAAATCATATAGCACTTAGTCAATAATACTAACAACCCCCCTTTCAACTTGTCATCACGCGTTCTTATCCCACACGTAGTATGGCATATTTGGAAACTCAAGAATCATTATCTTTTTAATAGGCACTCACACCCGCCTCCTTCAACACAACATTTGATAGCACAAGCAGTAGAATATCATTCCCTTATTAAACAAAATGCGTCAGCACCAACACGCACATACATGTATGTCAAATGACATCCACCACCTCTAGGTAAAATTAAACTAAACACTGATGGAACCGCCAAAAGTAATCCATCTAAAAATGGTATAAGAGGAGTATTCCGCAATACAATGGGACAATGTTTACTAGGCTTCATGGGTACAAGAGATACAGATAACTCCACATATATGGAATTAAATGCATTATTATAGGGTTTGCAATTAGCATGTCTTCATCAACTCATACCACTAGAAGTGAACGTGGAAAACAAAAACTGAAAATTCTAAGCTAGCTCTAATCTGAAGCTCAGAATGCTACTTCTTGGTTCTTCATTTCATAAATTCAATCGAGAAGTCACGTCAACAAAATCATTCTCATTGCAAAGTATTGTTAGACCACTCGTTGGATGATGAAATCCAAACTCTTCTTCTGCTTTGCATAACAAGTTCTGGAACGAAGGATGGTTCAGGTATATTATTGGCACCACATATCGCTTCTTCTCAATCTCTCCGACATAAACTGCAAAATGTCCTTTAGGAACATCTGAATGATTCCTTTTAAGAACAGACTGCAATTTGTAGATTTGATTGGCACCGGAAATCATAGGTAACAAACGAAATCCCATGGCTTCTGGATATGTCAAGTATTGGGTATTTGATAAAATTGTGGTTGAAGTAGGACTTGTTTAGATTGATAAAGATTTGTGTTTTAGATTGATAATATCAATGCTTAACAAAGATAATTTACACTACTCATCTACTTTAATGAAATGCAGGCACTTAATCCTGCAGCTGAGTATCCTCCGATTATCCACACATATAGGGAGCAAAACTACGTTGCACATACTCTTGCTCAAAATGGTTCCACTGTCTATGTGGGAGACTACACAACAATCTTCACCCAACCACCAAGTTTTTTGCTACCACATCTTTTGGCTGATCAACAAGGTACTCCCTACCCAAGATCTGTAAAGACGACATGTCCAATCAAATTGTCCTATAGTCCGACCTTTTTGGAAAGTGATCACTCCAACGATCATCATTTTGATTACAATTTTTGTAATGTATTGCAACAAGCTCCTTGTAATGTCACAATTTAAATTAATATAAGTTGGTTTGttgaccaaaaaaaaaagtttactaTTTAGCAAGGTTTTGCTTTAAGTGGGCGgttggacataaaaattgtaaaattccaggaaaaaaagtgattttttttcaagtgataatggtatttgaaaattagattTGTGTTTGCACATAAATataatttttgggttatttttaaatttttgtgagtgatctgagtgaaaaaTAACTtcttggagtttttcaaatttttgaaaaatttatgtGAAACACTGAAgtagaaaaaagtaaaaaaaaaaaaaatcatgacCAAACGGGCTCCAAGTATGTGAAACATTTTAAAAATTACGTACAATCTTGAAGTAGAATTGAAATTTAAATTCTGACTTAATTAGATAAAAGTATAGATATAATTATAAATGAATACATGAGCTCTTTAACTTTGTGGGACAACTTGCTATAAATTTGACCGGTTTAATTTATTGTGGAAGAAAAGAACGAGAAACCCTTGTCTGCCTCTTTATTCTGCAATAAGTCTCTAACAACAAAAAGATTGCCCCGCCTGTATCTAGGGGTGTCAATGAATATTTAAAAACCGATTAAATCGACCGAACCATATCGCACTaaaccgatttttaggtttcttttaaagaaatcgtaggtttttatataaatctataactgtACCGATAATTAGGatatgttttttattttataaaaataaaccgaaaaaataccgaaccgtaccgattaaattttacatgtgaaaaatatatttaaagagtaagtttaaaactaataaagcattaaattttttattgggccttgaaattatgaaaactgtgacaagccaacaagtaattaaactcaaaatactaattcctaaaacctattatgctacttatacttaaactaagttatttcaagtatctttgtTAGCAAGACAcaagtattctagcgattatgagtagcaaactgcaatgtattgaatatgtttcctttcatataacttagatttatctttttgaatatttaatataGAATTTATTCTTGAGTCCCGGCTTGAttaatatctttccactcgtgtgatttattttttctttgcttttacttGGTTTCTTTTATATTGCTGTCGAATAGTTGATGGATACTCTAGTCATCTTTCATGTTTTTTTATTAATTCATCACctttaaacaataaaaatacctagagagttttgctaagtcctataaaagaacgtatgttattgtattctacttctactggtaaattttacatgacatttaaaaaaataccgaaaattaaccgaaccgtacggATACCGAagtgaaaccgacatgattgggacggtttcgaaaagtctaattttggttatacataatagaataaccgaaaaattagtatggtataaattttataaaataaccggccgaaccgaaccattgacacccctacctGTATCTTTAAATTCCATTTATTAATTGTAATTTTCTACGTcatctttctttttatttgttgattggtttaaaaagaagaaaatataatcaagaaaaagaaagaaaaatgaactCGCTATTTGCTTAGTTGATTTTGGAGAAGAGTTTACACACACTCAATGCACACATTaagtttaattaatttatttatgagtCAATACTAAATAATTAGGAAAACCATTTTTACATAAtactaaaaaatgaaaaaaagtacTTTTATGGATCATGGTTTAAGATTGATTATACCTAATTATCTACAATTAAACATTCATTTATGTCCTTTTGTTATGAATTTCTAACTATATATACTAACCTTTAACATGAATTTTAAATATTtgaaattttcttaaaattttaagtttacTTAACTTGACTATAACTAACTCCGCGTATGTGAGCTTGCTCACATTGCAAGTCTCAAGTCCGAATAAAGAATGAGAATTGAGCGCAAAAGAAGAAAACCAGATTATATATTAAAAAGGGCAGTCCGGTCcactaagctcctgctatgcATTGAGTTTGGAGAAGGGTCGAAccataagggtctattgtatgcagtctTACCCTAAATTTctacaagaggttgtttccacggatCGAATCCATTACCTACTGTCACATAACAACAACTTTATCAGTTACATCAAGACTCTCCTTAAAAAGAAGATTGTATTAAAACTTGTCGAATTCATGATGAATTCGCACAATACAAAAATTATGATCAGTGAGAATCATGTAGCCAATCTCAATATGTCTAGAATTGAAGCGTAATTTATATTTAAATGgttaaagataataaaaaagaATCACATATATCCTAGTTGCATATCTATTTATGCTAAAAATATGCACCacaaaaatcaagaagctagacTATACTATTATTGAAATAGAGAAGTTGGATGACTATGGCTTCATTTATTACTTCTTCACGTCAAACCAAAAATCTTGGAGCCAGCAACGCAAATCCCTATAGTCTCTCGGTTGCTTATGCAATAACGAGACTTTCACTTTGATCTTTCATATAATATAAAGTGGAAAAAATTGATACATTTTAACTGTCAATGCACAAAAAACAAGATACTCGATCTCCATTATTGGATTGTCTCTTTCCCTTTTAATGTTTTTTTATATCATAATAATTCTGCACGATGTGTTAATGTCTCTTTTATTGTAATCTTTTCTCCGAATTCTCTTCAATTAATAGATCTTAATTAATTGAGATAACAGAGTGATATATGATATTTTAGACAAATACTTTTATGATTAATGTTGTTAAATATTTTTCTCAAGTAATGTGCAAATACCTTTAAAGGTACATAATCTGGACCGGAGATAGTACTCTATCCGTTTCAAAATATCAGTCGTGATTTCTAagaaaattatctcaaattattcgTTATTTCTGAAGTTTAAGATaacattaattattttttctcattttacccttaatagtAATTGTTCTTGAAGATGAGGTAacacataaataaaataaatatttaatgaagagagttaaaatataaataaaagtaaaatagtcaaaattcaCTTCTAGTTAATGTTGCTTGAGGGCCGTACAAAAAAACTACAAATAATCTAAGACGGAAGCGGTAATATTTTAGATTCCCAAAACTCGTAGATACAAAGAATTGAAAAAGTACGGCTTTCTATTCTGAATAATTTCTTTAACCATAAAAAGTAGTCCTAATTAAAACAGTCTCAGTCCTTACATTTAGTAGTAGAATGTACATTAtaataaaatactaattaacgcAATGAATAAAGAATTGACTCCTCTAACAAAATTGGCCAAAAGATTCTTGATTGTCAATTGATATGAGCGAGTTACGGATTCGGTCGAATCCAATAGTTTTGGTTCAAATCCATATATTTATTTGATGAAATTTATTAAACATGTACAAATTATTAAATTAGAACTCAgtaacttaaaaataattaaaatttcaaACTCATAAGCTTTAAATTCGGGCTCCGCCTCTATTGATATGTATACACGTACACAGAACTAGCTACTTGTCTTATTTTTTTAATACAAAAGCAGATAGGCAGTGAGCGTTGGGAGTACTATTTATAACCAATCCATATGCACACAATTTCAGAGAAAAATCATTAAAAACTAAAACTAAAGCAACATCTCTTCTCCCAAATATGGCTTCCAATACTAGTCATGTTTTAGGTGATGAAGAAAGCCAGCTTTCTGGTGGAAGTAATAGAGTTCAACCTTTCTCTTCTACACCAAAAAAGTAAGTGACATTGTCCTTTCTCACTCACTCTTAACCTATATTGTTCGGACTTTTCAAATATATATGTTACTGTAGGTGTGCAACCATATTGGATCCTCCAAAAATGTACTACTTTTGGAAGATCCAACTCATATTAGTCGATATATTTAATTCTGCACGTAGTGGCGGTGCCACCTTATAGGAAGGGGTGTCAAATGACACCCCTTTGCAGAAAACATATATTGTATAGGCaggtaaaaaaataaatttatatGTATGTATACTATGTTTGACTCCCCTTAATTTTCTGGTATGTTTACTTTTACATATTTTGACACCACTTAATAAAAATTCTAGCTCCGCCACTGTCTGCACGATGTGTCAATGTTCCCCCCTCTCTCTTAAACTATGTTGTTAGGACTCTCAAAATATGATATCGTACTTGTGGCAAATGCTCCAAAAATATATTACTTTTGAAGAATTCGGCACATAGCCGCCGGTACTTTTGAAAAATTAGAGCAACATAACTCTTTACTTTAccttttgtttgattttttccCCCTTTGTCCTAATAATGTATGTACTTGACTTCTTTTTAGCAGGAATATTGATGATGAGGGAAAGAAGCATACTTCTCTCACAGTGGCACAAAGGCTGGGAATTTCTGACTTCTTTTCTTTGGATGTTAGTACATTTCATCTCTATTTCAGTCTTCACAAAACTTCTATAAAGAATAGGCTAACAATGTGTCTATATTATGTTAATTCCACTATTCAGATAGAATAAATTGAGGGAGTGATCATAATAATTTTTTGAATTGTCAGTGTATAAAAGTTAAACTTTTTATGATGATAGGTATGGCGGGCGTCAATGGGAGAGCTCCTAGGCTCGGCCGTTCTTGTTTTTATGTTGGACACTATAGTCATCTCCACCTTTGAAAGTGATGTGAAAATGCCAAATTTGATCATGTCAATTCTCATAGCAATTGTGATTACAATTTTGCTTCTCGCCGTTGTTCCGGTGTCCGGCGGCCACATAAACCCCGTTATTTCCTTCTCCGCCGCGCTCGTCGGAATTATATCCATGTCAAGAGCCATAATTTACATGGTGGCACAATGTGTTGGTGCAATTTTAGGTGCACTAGCTCTAAAAGCAGTAGTTAGCTCTACTATTGCACAAACTTTCTCACTTGGTGGTTGTACCATAACAGTAATTGCACCGGGCCCAAATGGGCCCATTACAGTGGGCCTAGAAACGGCCCAAGCTTTGTGGCTTGAGATCTTttgttcatttgtt from Nicotiana sylvestris chromosome 12, ASM39365v2, whole genome shotgun sequence encodes the following:
- the LOC138883992 gene encoding auxin-responsive protein SAUR21-like → MGFRLLPMISGANQIYKLQSVLKRNHSDVPKGHFAVYVGEIEKKRYVVPIIYLNHPSFQNLLCKAEEEFGFHHPTSGLTILCNENDFVDVTSRLNL
- the LOC104224346 gene encoding aquaporin AQPAn.G-like isoform X1 produces the protein MASNTSHVLGDEESQLSGGSNRVQPFSSTPKKNIDDEGKKHTSLTVAQRLGISDFFSLDVWRASMGELLGSAVLVFMLDTIVISTFESDVKMPNLIMSILIAIVITILLLAVVPVSGGHINPVISFSAALVGIISMSRAIIYMVAQCVGAILGALALKAVVSSTIAQTFSLGGCTITVIAPGPNGPITVGLETAQALWLEIFCSFVFLFASIWMAYDHRQAKALGLVTVLSIVGIVLGLLVFISTTVTAKKGYAGAGMNPARCFGAAVVRGGHLWDGHWIFWVGPTIACVAFYVYTKIIPPQHFHADGYKYDFIGVVKASFGLHV
- the LOC104224346 gene encoding aquaporin AQPAn.G-like (The RefSeq protein has 2 substitutions compared to this genomic sequence), producing MASNASHVLGDEESQLSGGSNRVQPFSSTPKNRNIDDEGKKHTSLTVAQRLGISDFFSLDVWRASMGELLGSAVLVFMLDTIVISTFESDVKMPNLIMSILIAIVITILLLAVVPVSGGHINPVISFSAALVGIISMSRAIIYMVAQCVGAILGALALKAVVSSTIAQTFSLGGCTITVIAPGPNGPITVGLETAQALWLEIFCSFVFLFASIWMAYDHRQAKALGLVTVLSIVGIVLGLLVFISTTVTAKKGYAGAGMNPARCFGAAVVRGGHLWDGHWIFWVGPTIACVAFYVYTKIIPPQHFHADGYKYDFIGVVKASFGLHE